TGGTAAGTAAAGGAAAAAAATGCGGAACATAAAACATTATCACTTGACTAGAGATTATGAAGCGCATCGAAAAATGATACCTGAGTGTTCACAGTCATTTCAACACGTAGAGTCTCAATATGAGGCAATCCCTTTGGAACTTCAGTAAAAATATATCCAAGGTTATCCTCAATGAAAAATGAAACAGTTGCTGTCTTCAGCTTCAGGCATTGGCTAAGTGCAAAAATAACTTTTGAACCACCTCTGTACTCAAACACTCTGAGATTAGGGGCAAGCAAATCAATCCTGTGGACAGCACAATCTTGGACGCACAGAAATTTCAACCGCTGCAATGGTTCAGCAGCATGTAAATTATGTAGCTCGGGACATCGTCGGATGGTTAGCCACTCCAGTAAAGGGCATCTCAATAAAAAGTACTGCAAATCTTGCAATATAAGCACATGCACCAGAGCAAGTGTAGTAAGATTTGAAAAGCCACAAAATTCTCGACTTGGATCCAAAGTAACACTATCAAGTCGAAGGACCTCAAGGTGAGATGAATTTTGGTCGTTAAACAGATGAAATGGGAAGCTATAATTATTTTCATGTTGTCCCAGATATGGAGAAAAGTTGagcaccacaacccttgcctttGATGAGATAGCAAAGGAAACCCATCCATCAATATCATTTGCATGTTCCTTATGCAATTCAAAGTTAACAGCCAATCTGTTCAAAGCCAAACCACTGTGTTCCCTTAGGACAAAATTTACTGTGTCAATAAACCTCTTAAGGCCCTGCATTATATTATGCTGACTACTGGCAGGCACTGTCGAAATATCAAAGTCAAGATTAGGATGGTAAATCCAGGCTTTTCTCAACGTGCTGCATACCGTACTCATTCGGACAGCTTCCTTCAGTGTTATGCCTGCTATAATCCGTGACACAATGTCCTGGCAGTAAGTTTTTGAACAAAAATCAGCATGCAGCCCCTCAAAACATAGAGGATATAGAGTTCATGTTGAGATTTTACATACCTCAGGAAGTGACAAGAAATTAAGCCCATGTAAGTCTGTCTGTTTACTAAGcgtcaatctttttctctttgcTGGACAATTCCTATTCTCCATGCCTTTCTGGCTAAAATGCTAATACTAACAAAGCCTACAAAAGCAGCAAAGCGGTGGTATCAACATAGCACATATGCAAGAGCGTAAGAATAGAAGATGTATCATTTATATATCAATATCAATATGCAAAAATAAAATAGGTTATTCAACTTTGATATTCCTAAGTGCTTCATTCCAAAGAACAGTTGTGTTTCAGAACAAGAAAATGTTAGGTTTAAGGATTGTTTTACAGATGTAATCAGAGGAAAATGACAATGAAACAAGGACTGTACCTAATCTCCTATAGAATGTAAAACCTTGTTAGTCCCTGCACTATAGAGCGGCACCTCGGAGCTCCGTGACAGAAAGGGCCCGGCACCTCAATCCACAAATCGAATAACCCACACATCCAATCATTAGATTAGATGGTTCAAGCATCACTAGCTCACGAACCGAGGGGATACAGTGACGAGAGCACACGGATCAGAGAGCTTTGGGGTTACCTGGGCGGGATCAAACGAGAGCAGCCCTAAACGGAGTCGGCACGGGCCCCCCCGCGTCAGGTGCGGCTAAGTCGGCGGAGGAGGAGGGCCGATTGAAGCGAAGCTTCCGCTTTTGTGTGGAAGCTTCAATGTAAGCGTGGATCTGGAGGTCCACCGACGGGCAGCCACCGGTCACCAGCGACGCCGCAGCGCAACGGAGCAGGTGAAGCCGGCAGGACGGCGCGGCTCACCCAGGCGGCGATGTCTGCCCAATCTCCGGAGGTCTCGAATCGCCAGGCGGAGGCGGCGCCCTCTGCGAGCGGATGCGACTTGCGAGGGGACGAGACGACGGGCCGGGAACCGGGGCGGAAGGGAAGCAGTGAGGGAGAGGTGcggaatatttatatatatttgatttgattttatttgatttgatttgatttagagctccagcaaCCTGTCGCAAGTCGGAATATTTAGTCTCAAATTAAAGCACCTAATTTTAATTTAgaccttttctatttttattaCACCTATATAGTAAACATGTCGTCCATGGCCATAGAACGTATAAGAACTTGCATGTCTGTTTGAATACAACTTGTAGTCGGGCTGCACGCGGATCGCAAGCTTGGGTCATAACATtttgccttttttatttttttttaatatcTAGATACGCATAatatatatctaaatgcataacaaaaactatatatctagaaaaatcaaaacatcttacACTTTAAATATAGAGAAAGTATATATCCATATACTTAATATTAAACATGGGTCGTCTAAATGGTTGTTTAGCAtgtttaaacaccatgtaaacacTACACCGTGCTATACTATTTCCGTTTAGCCTGTTTAGCTGGCTGTGTAGCCCGTTGATTGGACTGTTTAGTCCGAATAAAGACTAAATGGTAGATGACCGAcggtttaccgtttagcgtttacgTATTAAAGAGTGCAAAATTCTTCTTGCAGCATTTCTAAAAGTGTTCacgcactactggattcaggttctttgccgagtgcctgaggcactcggcaaaggctatattgcactcggcaaagcctttgccgagtgcggtactcggcaaagcacacacggcaaaaaattaatcggcaaagcactctttgccgagtgtattttatcgggcactcggcaaaggctttgccgagtgccccggaaacactcggcaaagaaaagcgaccgtcacgacgccggttccgttgacggtcactttgccgagtgtcaaccctgccggca
The sequence above is drawn from the Miscanthus floridulus cultivar M001 chromosome 15, ASM1932011v1, whole genome shotgun sequence genome and encodes:
- the LOC136508491 gene encoding putative FBD-associated F-box protein At5g56690, translating into MENRNCPAKRKRLTLSKQTDLHGLNFLSLPEDIVSRIIAGITLKEAVRMSTVCSTLRKAWIYHPNLDFDISTVPASSQHNIMQGLKRFIDTVNFVLREHSGLALNRLAVNFELHKEHANDIDGWVSFAISSKARVVVLNFSPYLGQHENNYSFPFHLFNDQNSSHLEVLRLDSVTLDPSREFCGFSNLTTLALVHVLILQDLQYFLLRCPLLEWLTIRRCPELHNLHAAEPLQRLKFLCVQDCAVHRIDLLAPNLRVFEYRGGSKVIFALSQCLKLKTATVSFFIEDNLGYIFTEVPKGLPHIETLRVEMTVNTQIHGFMKAPLIFMHLRNLIMNITFGNVRRLGKNAVLQLAYLLEAAPFLVNLHVDMYCGFECGYRPKKGVVADHPHHNLKDACITGFNGNGGQVALVKYILRNAVQLKRMAVDPRRKMLGQLVEEFEGRMVAESELVPHDRNGVLTILG